One Bacteroidota bacterium genomic window carries:
- a CDS encoding efflux RND transporter permease subunit, producing MLNNIIKFSLSNKYLILLLSVVLVVFGMRTATNMDVDVFPDLTAPTVVVMTDAHGMASEEVERLVTFPIETAVNGATDVRRVRSASSQGFSFVWIEFDWGTDVFKARQIVSEKLISVTSQMPLGVGQPVLAPQSSVMGEILFIGIQSDSTSMMDLRTIAEWNVKPLILATGGVSQVTIIGGDYKQYQVLANPQKMKFYKVSMTELSEVCKGISQNSTGGVLREYGNEYVVRGIARSSDTEVLGSTYIKSINKKPVKIADVAEVRIGAAPKMGYASGSAKPAIIISISKQPNANTLDVTQRIEKNLSELKKTLPADVKLDTKIFRQADFIETSVNNVQNALIEGGIFVIIILFLFLGSFRTTIISLLAIPLSLLGAILVLKYLGMNINTMSLGGMAIAVGALVDDAIIDVENVYKRLRQNRLKPEHEQQNSFTVVFEASKEIRASIFNATLIIMVAFLPLFFLSGMEGRMLQPLGIAFVVSLFVSLVVAMTLTPLLCKMLLSNEKYLAKNEKEKWLVRTLTSHYEKSLEWALHRKKEVLITLLGLFVVALVLFASFGRSFLPEFNEGALTLSVVTQPGVSLEESNRLGNLVETELLALDEVTSTARRTGRGELDEHSQTTNSAEVDVNFTLKERSQQEFLAKVRETLSRIPGIAYTVGQPLGHRIDHMLSGTRANIAIKLFGIDLNKMFTTGNQIKNAIVDVEGLVDVNVDQQVEIPQIQICANRDMLAQYGITIQQFNDYIDIAFGGEKLADIYEGQRRFDLVLRLNLDHTQTLEGIRTALIDTESGKKVPLEQVAEIVSVSGPSSISRENVQRKIVISANVAERDLRSVVEDIRKNINEKITLPEGYRIEYGGQFESEAKASKTLMLTSFIALIIIFLLLYQEFKNFKLAGIILLNLPLALIGGVFAIWFTSGILSIPAIIGFITLFGIATRNGILLISNYQRLQSQGVSLNETITKGSSDRLNAILMTALTAALALIPLAMQGDLPGNEIQSPMAKVILGGLLTSTLLNIFIVPIVYSVFYKKVEL from the coding sequence ATGCTAAATAATATTATAAAATTCTCACTGAGCAACAAATATCTTATATTGTTGCTTTCGGTGGTGCTGGTAGTTTTCGGGATGAGAACTGCCACTAATATGGATGTGGATGTGTTTCCCGACCTCACAGCACCTACCGTTGTTGTAATGACCGATGCGCACGGCATGGCCTCCGAAGAAGTGGAACGCCTTGTTACTTTCCCTATTGAAACGGCTGTAAATGGTGCAACCGATGTTCGCCGTGTCCGTTCGGCTTCTTCTCAGGGGTTTTCTTTTGTGTGGATTGAGTTCGACTGGGGAACCGATGTTTTCAAAGCCCGCCAGATAGTAAGCGAAAAACTTATTAGTGTTACTTCCCAAATGCCATTAGGTGTGGGGCAACCTGTTTTAGCTCCACAATCGAGCGTAATGGGAGAGATTTTGTTTATTGGTATTCAGTCAGACAGCACCAGCATGATGGATTTACGAACCATTGCCGAATGGAACGTGAAACCACTCATTCTGGCAACAGGTGGTGTTTCGCAAGTTACTATCATTGGTGGCGATTACAAGCAATATCAGGTGCTGGCCAATCCGCAAAAAATGAAATTCTACAAAGTTTCCATGACTGAATTATCGGAAGTCTGTAAAGGCATAAGCCAAAATTCAACTGGTGGGGTTCTCAGGGAGTATGGCAACGAATACGTTGTTCGGGGCATTGCCCGTTCGTCTGATACAGAGGTTTTAGGCAGCACTTATATTAAATCGATAAATAAAAAACCTGTAAAAATTGCAGATGTTGCCGAAGTTAGAATTGGAGCTGCTCCAAAAATGGGTTACGCTTCGGGTAGTGCTAAGCCTGCTATTATTATCTCCATCTCGAAACAGCCTAATGCGAATACACTTGATGTTACACAAAGGATTGAAAAAAACTTATCAGAACTTAAGAAAACCTTACCTGCCGATGTGAAATTAGACACCAAAATTTTCCGTCAGGCCGATTTTATCGAAACATCGGTTAACAATGTTCAAAATGCGCTTATCGAGGGAGGTATTTTTGTTATCATCATCTTATTCCTTTTCCTTGGTAGCTTCCGAACAACAATCATTTCATTGCTTGCAATTCCACTATCGTTGTTGGGTGCAATTTTGGTTTTAAAATACCTTGGCATGAATATCAATACCATGAGCCTTGGGGGTATGGCAATTGCAGTTGGAGCTTTGGTTGATGATGCCATTATCGACGTGGAGAACGTGTATAAACGATTACGCCAAAACAGACTCAAACCAGAACATGAACAGCAGAATTCGTTTACAGTCGTGTTCGAAGCTTCAAAAGAAATAAGGGCTTCTATTTTCAATGCAACTTTAATTATCATGGTAGCATTTTTACCCTTGTTTTTCCTTTCGGGAATGGAAGGGCGTATGCTGCAACCTCTTGGGATAGCTTTTGTCGTTTCGCTTTTCGTTTCCTTGGTGGTGGCAATGACATTAACTCCGCTCTTATGTAAAATGCTACTTTCCAACGAGAAATATCTCGCTAAAAACGAGAAAGAAAAATGGTTGGTTCGCACTCTTACCAGCCATTACGAGAAATCGCTGGAATGGGCTTTACATCGCAAAAAGGAGGTATTAATAACTTTGCTTGGTTTGTTTGTGGTTGCTTTGGTACTCTTTGCTTCCTTTGGTCGCAGCTTTTTACCGGAATTTAACGAGGGTGCCTTAACCTTATCTGTAGTAACCCAACCGGGCGTTTCCCTCGAAGAAAGCAACCGTTTGGGCAATTTGGTAGAAACTGAGTTATTGGCACTGGATGAAGTTACCAGTACTGCGCGCCGCACCGGGCGTGGAGAACTCGACGAACATTCGCAAACAACCAACAGTGCTGAGGTAGACGTTAATTTTACTTTGAAAGAGCGAAGCCAACAAGAATTTCTTGCCAAGGTACGTGAAACACTTTCCCGTATTCCGGGAATTGCATATACAGTTGGGCAGCCACTGGGTCACCGAATCGACCACATGCTTTCGGGTACTCGTGCCAATATTGCAATTAAACTGTTTGGTATCGACCTCAATAAAATGTTTACTACTGGCAACCAAATCAAAAATGCCATTGTAGATGTGGAGGGTTTGGTAGATGTAAATGTGGACCAGCAAGTTGAAATTCCTCAAATTCAAATTTGCGCAAACCGTGATATGCTGGCACAATATGGAATTACCATTCAGCAATTTAACGATTACATTGACATTGCCTTTGGTGGCGAGAAACTGGCCGACATTTATGAGGGACAGCGCAGGTTCGATTTGGTGCTTCGTTTAAATCTCGATCATACTCAAACTCTCGAAGGCATCCGAACAGCACTTATCGATACCGAAAGCGGAAAAAAGGTTCCATTAGAGCAGGTTGCCGAAATTGTTTCGGTATCTGGCCCAAGTTCTATAAGCCGCGAAAATGTACAGCGTAAAATTGTAATATCGGCAAACGTTGCAGAGCGTGATCTACGAAGTGTGGTGGAAGATATTCGCAAAAACATAAATGAAAAAATCACCCTGCCAGAAGGATACCGCATTGAATACGGCGGACAGTTCGAGAGCGAGGCAAAAGCATCCAAAACACTTATGCTTACCTCTTTTATAGCTCTTATTATAATTTTCCTTTTATTGTACCAGGAGTTTAAAAACTTCAAACTCGCTGGAATTATTTTGCTCAATTTACCCTTGGCATTAATAGGCGGTGTATTTGCCATTTGGTTTACATCTGGCATACTAAGCATACCTGCAATAATTGGTTTTATTACGCTTTTTGGAATTGCTACCCGAAATGGCATATTACTCATTTCAAATTATCAGCGATTACAGAGTCAGGGAGTTTCTCTTAATGAAACAATCACAAAAGGTTCATCAGACCGTTTGAATGCTATTTTAATGACAGCTCTTACCGCTGCCCTTGCACTTATACCATTGGCTATGCAAGGCGATTTGCCTGGCAACGAAATTCAAAGCCCTATGGCAAAGGTAATTTTGGGAGGTTTATTGACATCAACCTTGCTGAATATTTTTATCGTGCCAATCGTTTACAGCGTCTTTTACAAAAAGGTTGAATTATAA
- a CDS encoding efflux RND transporter periplasmic adaptor subunit has protein sequence MNYKIFIGVYLAFAIVSCNPSGYKNDNHEEHDKIKFQYTAYSNDFELFAEADAFIVGEEANVLSHFSMLPDFKAVEKGEITITLSINGKVATQKLDKPTRKGIYSFDIKPDTQGKGTLKFEITNDNGSYEVIVPEVNVFANSKEALEASEAIVVSKTNATVFTKEQSWKIDFATANPSSEPFGQVIKTTALVQSSPGNEVVVSAKTNGIVLFNPETLLEGSQVKAGQSLFTVSGNSFADNNISVKYAEAKSNFEKADADYERAKELAKDRIVSEKDLNSAKNEYENAKAVYDNLGKNFNATGQTITSPQTGFIKQIFVQNGAYVEAGQPITVVSQNKSLVLTAEVPMKYASLLANIKTANIRCINENRFFSLEELNGKILSYGKAANSDNYLLPVNLQVENNGSFVAGSFVEVYLKIFSNSTAITVPNQSLLEEQGYFYVWVQVNPELFEKREVFIAGSDGINTEIKKGITANERIVTKGAMLIKLAQATGTLDAHSGHVH, from the coding sequence ATGAATTACAAGATATTTATAGGGGTGTATTTGGCATTTGCCATTGTATCATGCAACCCATCCGGTTATAAAAATGATAATCACGAAGAACATGATAAAATAAAATTTCAATATACTGCCTATAGCAATGATTTTGAATTATTTGCCGAAGCCGATGCATTTATTGTGGGCGAAGAAGCGAATGTTTTATCACATTTTTCAATGTTGCCCGATTTTAAGGCTGTTGAAAAAGGGGAAATTACAATCACCCTATCAATTAATGGAAAAGTAGCAACTCAAAAGCTTGATAAACCAACGCGTAAAGGAATTTACAGTTTTGATATTAAACCCGATACACAGGGAAAAGGTACTTTGAAATTTGAAATAACCAACGACAATGGTTCCTATGAAGTTATTGTTCCAGAGGTAAACGTTTTTGCAAATAGCAAAGAAGCCCTCGAGGCCTCGGAAGCAATAGTTGTTTCAAAAACAAATGCTACGGTTTTTACAAAAGAACAGTCGTGGAAAATCGATTTTGCAACGGCAAATCCAAGTTCAGAGCCATTCGGACAGGTTATAAAAACTACGGCCTTGGTGCAATCATCGCCCGGTAATGAGGTGGTTGTTTCTGCAAAAACAAATGGCATTGTGCTTTTCAATCCCGAAACATTGCTCGAAGGTAGTCAGGTAAAAGCTGGTCAATCGTTATTTACTGTATCGGGAAATAGTTTTGCCGATAACAATATTTCAGTAAAATATGCCGAAGCAAAAAGCAATTTCGAAAAAGCTGATGCAGACTACGAAAGGGCTAAGGAACTCGCCAAAGATAGAATTGTTTCTGAAAAGGATTTGAACTCAGCTAAAAACGAGTACGAAAACGCCAAAGCTGTTTACGACAATCTGGGTAAAAACTTTAACGCCACAGGTCAAACCATCACCAGTCCGCAAACAGGATTTATAAAACAAATTTTTGTTCAAAACGGTGCATACGTCGAGGCTGGTCAGCCTATTACCGTTGTTTCTCAAAATAAATCACTTGTGCTTACCGCCGAAGTTCCTATGAAATACGCTTCGCTATTGGCAAACATCAAAACTGCAAATATTCGTTGTATCAACGAAAATCGTTTCTTTTCACTCGAAGAATTAAATGGAAAAATTTTGTCTTATGGCAAAGCAGCTAACAGCGATAATTATCTTTTACCGGTCAACTTACAGGTAGAAAACAATGGAAGTTTTGTGGCTGGAAGTTTTGTTGAAGTTTATCTTAAAATATTCTCCAACAGCACTGCAATTACAGTTCCCAACCAGTCTTTACTCGAAGAGCAAGGTTATTTCTATGTGTGGGTTCAGGTGAATCCCGAATTGTTTGAAAAACGGGAAGTTTTTATAGCTGGCAGCGATGGTATAAACACCGAAATTAAAAAGGGTATAACTGCCAATGAACGGATTGTGACCAAAGGGGCAATGCTTATTAAACTAGCACAGGCAACAGGTACATTAGATGCTCATTCAGGTCACGTTCATTAA